The Anastrepha ludens isolate Willacy chromosome 2, idAnaLude1.1, whole genome shotgun sequence genome contains a region encoding:
- the LOC128865291 gene encoding c-Myc-binding protein homolog, giving the protein MAFKPIDPKRDEFRRYLERSGVIEALTKVFVRIANEHPENPLDYLRHNLGDSLHQADSMAYLQSELEEARSEIQRLRGIIESVHPEALLEQPQLRELVDKNNEDAASENQEVSSDSATKPQEESETSGRPGSGAPQVPNVDNIQQDDLDKNLETPEDSPNTNNPMPTNAAQNEDNNS; this is encoded by the exons ATGGCATTCAAG ccCATAGATCCTAAACGTGACGAGTTTCGGCGCTACCTTGAGCGATCCGGTGTAATAGAGGCCTTGACGAAAGTTTTTGTACGAATTGCAAATGAACATCCAGAAAACCCTCTCGATTATTTGCGCCATAATTTAGGAGACTCTCtacatcaagcagacagtatGGCATATTTGCAAAGTGAACTTGAAGAAGCTCGCAGTGAAATTCAACGTTTGCGTGGTATTATTGAAAGTGTCCACCCAGAAGCTCTTTTGGAACAGCCACAGCTTCGTGAGTTAGTGGACAAAAACAACGAGGACGCAGCGTCAGAAAATCAAGAGGTATCATCTGATTCGGCAACAAAACCACAAGAAGAATCTGAAACATCAGGACGTCCGGGCAGTGGAGCACCACAAGTTCCAAATGTAGATAATATTCAACAGGATGATTTggataaaaatttagaaacccCTGAAGATTCTCCCAATACTAACAATCCGATGCCGACAAATGCAGCACAAAATGAAGACAATAATTCTTAA
- the LOC128865276 gene encoding beta-sarcoglycan, giving the protein MHSYGNTFVRGPSPSYTDDATSENAMSATLPMESNLHMQSKVDNCIEKEFNCGYDGGSNSAIKKGRKTFAFWTMFIILLALTIGNLILMLTIFGVMHLGRGINGIEIIPEHDLVKFYGYTDLDRVYSKQTGQIDGFVDQPVTITADDGVYVRLHKNGQAFNRLTLDKSGIQFQSVNNFEVKDSTSGHTIFTSHRPHYNIPTGTGNLHARTVSASRIASPIDRSLNLEADLGVSFKGSEGISLDAGNILLQSLSYDMMVNSTEGLTILEAGAGIYLDMDKIPIVSSEFGLRTGSIQYKICVCMPKGKLFRIPVPRTRSGPKVTCAHFNVKYDPCA; this is encoded by the coding sequence ATGCACAGCTATGGAAATACTTTTGTACGCGGACCTTCGCCTTCATACACGGATGATGCAACGTCGGAGAACGCTATGTCAGCTACGCTTCCTATGGAATCGAATCTTCATATGCAATCCAAAGTTGATAACTGTATAGAAAAGGAATTTAATTGTGGCTACGATGGCGGCAGTAACAGCGCTATTAAAAAAGGCCGCAAAACGTTTGCCTTTTGGACAATGTTCATTATACTACTGGCACTTACTATAGGCAATCTAATACTTATGCTAACGATATTTGGAGTAATGCATCTTGGTCGCGGCATTAATGGAATAGAGATAATCCCTGAACATGATTTGGTGAAGTTTTATGGTTATACTGATTTAGATCGTGTATACAGTAAACAAACTGGCCAAATCGATGGTTTTGTAGATCAACCAGTCACCATTACCGCCGATGATGGTGTCTATGTACGTCTGCACAAGAACGGCCAGGCTTTCAATCGCTTGACTCTAGACAAATCCGGCATCCAATTTCAATCAGTTAACAATTTTGAAGTTAAAGATTCGACTAGTGGCCACACTATCTTCACTTCGCATCGTCCACATTATAATATACCAACAGGTACTGGAAACTTACATGCAAGAACTGTAAGCGCCAGCCGCATAGCGAGCCCCATCGATCGTTCGCTCAATCTGGAAGCAGATTTAGGAGTTTCATTTAAAGGCTCTGAAGGGATTTCTTTAGACGCAGGAAATATCTTGCTTCAGTCATTATCATATGACATGATGGTCAATTCAACCGAAGGTTTGACCATTTTGGAGGCTGGTGCTGGTATCTATTTGGATATGGATAAAATACCAATTGTCAGTTCAGAATTCGGTTTACGCACTGGCAGTattcaatacaaaatttgcGTTTGCATGCCGAAGGGCAAGCTTTTTCGAATACCAGTACCACGAACACGTAGTGGGCCCAAAGTAACCTGTGCACATTTCAACGTCAAATATGATCCATGTGCTTAA